From the Desulfohalovibrio reitneri genome, one window contains:
- a CDS encoding ATP-binding protein, which yields MTDPQGPLPEPAFFDQAPTPLAAMDASGALRRVNAKAAGLLGLVDVPGGACCLVSATGFARRLRDFVAKVLEEGGRRETRLEMDGGGIRVVGAAMAGDGSPESLCLLHFEGGGMDSPEPDCFSARFRRAQELAGEGFWECDGQGSMDYLSEGLMNLLGIRGPLFGREAGEAFQKRIHPQDRQALMDDLSRAMFDDAPLEREVRFYRGGEEERVGLAMGRRVLACTGEPGVFGVLRDITERKELERELNEARRMAEDASKSKSRFLANMSHEMRTPLNGILGLIGLTLGQDLPKEARENLRMSRDSGQNLLSIINDILDITKIEAGRLELVKERFDLDQVLNSTVRLFSIEAKSKGVALRYVKSMEAPQFLYGDPVRLRQVLINLVGNAVKFTEAGEVELSVRPVNDPMDGGGDTLLEWTVRDTGCGLDESLRADIFDIFTQAEPARTRTHQGTGLGLAISKRLVEMMDGEITVSSEPDCGSTFTFTARFECAPEESTARDRGENRGIVLPTLRILLAEDNRVNQAYARRALEMEGHQVVCVENGHEALEALSGESFDLALMDIQMPHMDGVTATRAIRSGEAGVPSDFPVVALTAYAMKGDREEFMEAGMNDYVSKPFDSKDLIRVIARVMLRP from the coding sequence ATGACCGACCCCCAGGGCCCGCTGCCGGAACCCGCCTTCTTCGACCAGGCTCCCACCCCGCTGGCGGCCATGGACGCCTCCGGCGCGCTGCGTCGGGTCAACGCCAAGGCGGCGGGGTTGCTGGGCCTGGTGGATGTTCCCGGTGGAGCCTGCTGTCTGGTGTCAGCCACGGGGTTTGCCCGGCGGCTGCGGGACTTCGTGGCAAAGGTGCTGGAGGAGGGCGGCAGGCGCGAGACGAGGTTGGAGATGGACGGCGGCGGCATCCGGGTTGTCGGCGCGGCCATGGCGGGAGACGGCTCCCCCGAATCGCTGTGCCTGCTGCATTTCGAAGGCGGAGGCATGGACTCCCCGGAGCCGGACTGTTTTTCCGCCCGCTTTCGCCGTGCTCAGGAGTTGGCGGGCGAAGGCTTCTGGGAGTGCGACGGACAGGGCTCCATGGATTACCTGTCCGAGGGATTGATGAACCTGCTGGGCATCCGGGGGCCGCTGTTCGGCCGGGAAGCGGGCGAGGCCTTTCAGAAGCGTATTCACCCCCAGGACCGCCAGGCCCTCATGGACGATCTCTCCAGGGCCATGTTTGACGACGCGCCTTTGGAGCGCGAGGTGCGTTTCTACCGGGGCGGCGAGGAGGAGCGCGTTGGGCTGGCCATGGGACGGCGTGTGTTGGCCTGTACCGGCGAGCCCGGCGTGTTCGGCGTGCTACGCGACATCACCGAGCGCAAGGAGCTGGAGCGCGAACTGAACGAGGCCAGGAGGATGGCCGAGGACGCCTCCAAGTCCAAGAGCCGGTTCTTGGCCAACATGAGCCACGAGATGCGCACCCCCCTCAACGGCATCCTCGGACTCATCGGGCTGACCCTGGGGCAGGACCTTCCCAAGGAGGCGCGGGAGAACCTGCGCATGAGCCGCGACTCCGGCCAGAACCTCCTGTCCATCATCAACGACATCCTCGACATCACCAAGATCGAGGCCGGGCGGCTGGAGCTGGTCAAGGAACGGTTCGACCTGGACCAGGTGCTCAACTCCACGGTGCGGCTTTTCTCCATCGAGGCCAAGTCCAAGGGAGTGGCCCTGCGCTACGTCAAGTCCATGGAGGCCCCGCAGTTCCTGTACGGGGACCCGGTGCGGCTGCGGCAGGTGCTCATCAACCTGGTGGGCAACGCGGTTAAGTTCACCGAGGCGGGGGAGGTGGAGCTTTCCGTGCGTCCGGTGAACGATCCCATGGACGGCGGCGGGGACACGCTGCTGGAATGGACCGTGCGAGACACCGGCTGCGGCCTGGACGAATCCCTGCGCGCGGACATTTTCGACATTTTCACCCAGGCCGAGCCGGCCCGAACCCGCACCCATCAGGGCACAGGCCTGGGGCTGGCCATCAGCAAGCGGCTGGTGGAGATGATGGACGGGGAGATCACCGTTTCCAGCGAGCCGGACTGCGGCTCGACCTTTACCTTCACCGCCCGGTTCGAGTGCGCCCCGGAGGAGTCGACCGCCAGGGACAGGGGGGAGAACCGGGGCATCGTTCTGCCCACGCTGCGCATCCTCCTGGCTGAGGACAACCGGGTCAACCAGGCCTACGCGCGCCGCGCCCTGGAAATGGAGGGACACCAGGTCGTCTGCGTGGAGAACGGCCACGAGGCCCTTGAGGCCCTGTCCGGGGAGTCCTTCGACCTGGCCCTCATGGATATCCAGATGCCGCACATGGACGGCGTCACCGCCACCCGCGCTATTCGAAGCGGCGAGGCCGGCGTGCCGAGCGATTTTCCGGTGGTTGCCCTGACGGCCTACGCCATGAAGGGCGACCGCGAGGAATTCATGGAAGCGGGCATGAACGACTACGTCTCCAAACCCTTCGACTCCAAAGACCTCATTCGGGTCATCGCCCGGGTCATGCTCCGTCCCTGA
- the xseA gene encoding exodeoxyribonuclease VII large subunit — translation MPHVFGVSELTEALRDNVEAAFPFVWVRGEVSNLARPASGHVYFSLGDGRGVLPVAWFRANQCGPGEAHPLTGEVAEEGCPDLADGMEVLCAGRLTVYSARGSYQLVAELVQPHGAGELAAAFEALKRELAAEGYFEESRKMRPPPDPARVAVVTSLGGAALRDFLKLASVRGTGAEIRIHPALVQGDSSPASVARALREVVEQDWAQVVVVTRGGGSLEDLWAFNTREVADAVFACPLPVVSGVGHEIDLTIADLTADVRASTPSHAAQLLWPERRELAQRLDERETALVTTWNRLERAKAERLETLIRGLRWLSPAQGVERSLERLAALERGLRAAWDRRTERAGGRLEAASERLARAFGPPALRARNERLDTLARRLESAGEAHLRRGERRLENLAVRLRAASPEAPLQRGFALVRREDTGAFLRSPDEVAQGDGLDIRVRDGHVRAIVTRGEE, via the coding sequence ATGCCGCACGTATTCGGCGTCAGCGAACTCACCGAGGCCCTGCGCGACAACGTGGAGGCCGCCTTCCCCTTCGTCTGGGTGCGAGGTGAGGTGTCCAACCTGGCGCGCCCGGCCTCGGGCCACGTCTATTTTTCCCTTGGCGACGGCCGCGGCGTGCTGCCGGTTGCCTGGTTCCGTGCCAACCAATGCGGCCCCGGCGAGGCGCATCCCCTCACCGGCGAGGTGGCCGAAGAGGGCTGCCCGGACCTGGCCGACGGCATGGAGGTGCTCTGCGCCGGGCGGCTGACCGTCTACTCCGCGCGCGGCAGCTATCAACTGGTGGCCGAACTGGTGCAGCCGCACGGCGCGGGCGAACTGGCCGCGGCCTTCGAAGCCCTGAAGCGGGAACTGGCGGCGGAGGGGTATTTCGAGGAGTCGCGCAAGATGCGGCCGCCACCCGACCCCGCGCGGGTGGCCGTGGTCACGTCCCTGGGCGGGGCGGCCCTGCGCGATTTTCTCAAGCTGGCCTCGGTCCGGGGCACGGGCGCGGAGATACGCATCCACCCCGCCCTGGTGCAGGGGGACTCCTCTCCAGCCTCCGTGGCCCGTGCCCTGCGCGAGGTGGTGGAGCAGGACTGGGCCCAGGTGGTGGTTGTGACGCGCGGCGGCGGATCCCTGGAGGACCTGTGGGCCTTCAACACGCGCGAGGTGGCCGACGCGGTATTCGCCTGTCCCCTGCCCGTGGTCAGCGGGGTGGGGCACGAGATAGACCTGACCATAGCCGACCTCACCGCGGACGTGCGCGCCTCCACCCCGTCCCACGCGGCCCAGCTTCTGTGGCCCGAGCGGCGGGAGCTGGCCCAACGGCTGGACGAACGGGAGACTGCCCTGGTCACGACCTGGAACCGGCTGGAGCGCGCCAAGGCGGAGCGGTTGGAAACGCTGATCCGGGGCCTGCGCTGGCTTTCCCCGGCGCAGGGCGTGGAGCGCTCCCTGGAGCGGCTGGCCGCTCTGGAGCGAGGTCTGCGGGCGGCCTGGGACCGCCGGACCGAACGGGCCGGGGGGCGGCTTGAGGCCGCGTCGGAGAGACTGGCGCGCGCTTTCGGCCCGCCCGCGCTGCGAGCCAGGAATGAGCGGCTGGACACCCTGGCGCGTCGGCTGGAGTCCGCCGGGGAGGCGCACCTGCGGCGCGGGGAGCGGCGGCTGGAGAACTTGGCTGTGCGACTGCGGGCGGCCAGTCCAGAGGCCCCGCTGCAACGCGGCTTCGCCCTGGTGCGCAGGGAGGACACCGGCGCGTTTCTGCGTTCGCCGGACGAGGTGGCCCAGGGGGACGGCCTGGACATCCGGGTTCGTGACGGGCATGTTCGGGCAATTGTTACGCGAGGTGAGGAATGA
- a CDS encoding M23 family metallopeptidase produces MSRALACLVFLLVCLVPHAAWSGALRLEVPGEVGHGEPFAVRAVSAERMEAVRFFWLDKDVPAEADRKGGGWSAFALLGTDVKCSEPGDKTLAVEALVDGRRVRAEAAVAVRGKHYPEQRLTVKKSMVTPPEETLARIRSESRQVKKALNTISPTRMWRLPLVRPVDGSVSSVYGLRRFFNDQPRSPHRGLDLRGARGTPVKAAASGKVILAGDHYFAGRSVYLDHGQGVVSMYFHLSQIGVREGQLVSAGEPVGEIGSSGRVTGPHLHFGLSLAGQSVDPSSLFKKDFAALASEEES; encoded by the coding sequence ATGTCGCGGGCCTTGGCCTGCTTGGTTTTTCTGCTGGTCTGCCTCGTCCCCCACGCGGCCTGGTCCGGTGCTCTGCGGCTGGAGGTCCCCGGAGAGGTGGGACACGGCGAGCCGTTCGCCGTCCGCGCCGTATCGGCCGAGCGCATGGAGGCGGTGCGGTTTTTCTGGCTGGACAAGGACGTGCCCGCCGAGGCTGATCGGAAGGGGGGCGGTTGGTCCGCTTTCGCTTTACTTGGTACGGATGTGAAGTGCAGCGAGCCCGGTGACAAGACCCTGGCCGTGGAGGCCCTGGTGGACGGTCGGCGTGTGCGAGCCGAGGCGGCGGTGGCTGTTCGGGGCAAACATTACCCGGAACAGCGGCTGACGGTGAAGAAATCCATGGTTACGCCTCCAGAGGAGACGCTGGCGCGCATCCGAAGCGAATCACGGCAAGTGAAGAAGGCGCTGAACACGATCAGCCCCACCCGCATGTGGCGCTTGCCCCTGGTGCGGCCGGTGGACGGCTCGGTGTCCAGCGTTTACGGACTACGCCGCTTCTTCAACGACCAGCCCCGCTCCCCCCACCGGGGGCTGGACCTGCGGGGCGCGCGCGGCACGCCTGTCAAAGCCGCGGCCTCTGGCAAGGTCATCCTCGCGGGCGACCATTATTTCGCCGGGCGCAGCGTCTACCTGGACCACGGCCAGGGTGTGGTCAGCATGTATTTCCACCTCTCGCAGATCGGCGTGCGCGAAGGGCAGCTCGTCTCCGCCGGTGAGCCGGTGGGCGAGATTGGCTCCAGCGGCCGGGTTACGGGGCCGCATCTGCACTTCGGCCTGAGCCTGGCAGGACAGAGCGTGGACCCATCGTCCCTGTTCAAGAAGGATTTCGCCGCCCTGGCCTCGGAGGAGGAATCTTGA
- the xseB gene encoding exodeoxyribonuclease VII small subunit — MSDNVNGKEAPRSFEEGLERLEKIVEALEKGETSLEEGVALYKEGLSLATDCRARLEKARHEVRVFQDGKLREAEQEELDAGQG, encoded by the coding sequence TTGAGCGACAACGTGAACGGCAAGGAAGCGCCGCGATCCTTCGAGGAAGGGCTGGAGCGGCTGGAAAAGATCGTGGAAGCCCTGGAGAAGGGCGAGACCAGCCTGGAGGAGGGGGTGGCCCTGTACAAGGAGGGGCTGTCCCTGGCCACGGATTGCCGCGCCCGGCTGGAGAAGGCGCGGCACGAGGTGCGCGTCTTCCAGGACGGCAAGCTGCGGGAAGCGGAACAGGAGGAGCTTGATGCCGGTCAAGGATGA
- a CDS encoding polyprenyl synthetase family protein: protein MPVKDELLARAGRVHDYLSGSLDGRDVPPKLRRAMEYSLLAGGKRLRPVLCLCWSGIFGEPEERVMPFASSLEYIHTYSLVHDDLPAMDDDDLRRGKPSNHKAHGEALAILAGDGLLTEAFTLASSVPLPAERVLPAVSLLALAAGAEGMVGGQALDMEYTGKPKVDLAELKGMHARKTGALIRVACEAGAVLGGADAQGRAKAREYGVLMGAAFQIVDDVLDVVGDEAELGKPVGSDEGKDKHTYPRLLGLEESRKLAQTYVDKAAGICEGFPGDDAAFLGRLARYMTQRVN, encoded by the coding sequence ATGCCGGTCAAGGATGAACTGTTGGCCCGGGCCGGCCGGGTGCACGACTATCTGTCGGGCAGCCTGGACGGCAGGGACGTGCCGCCCAAGCTGCGGCGGGCCATGGAATACAGCCTGCTGGCCGGGGGCAAGCGGCTGCGGCCGGTGCTCTGCCTCTGCTGGTCCGGAATTTTCGGCGAGCCCGAGGAGCGGGTCATGCCCTTTGCCTCCTCCCTGGAGTACATCCACACCTATTCCCTGGTGCACGACGACCTGCCCGCCATGGACGACGACGACCTGCGGCGCGGCAAGCCCTCCAACCACAAGGCGCACGGCGAGGCCCTGGCCATCCTGGCCGGTGACGGCCTGCTCACCGAGGCCTTCACCCTGGCTTCCTCCGTGCCCCTGCCAGCCGAGCGGGTGCTGCCCGCGGTGAGCCTGCTGGCCCTGGCCGCCGGGGCCGAGGGCATGGTGGGCGGACAGGCCCTGGACATGGAGTACACCGGCAAACCCAAGGTGGATCTGGCCGAACTCAAGGGCATGCACGCCCGCAAGACCGGGGCGCTCATCCGCGTGGCCTGCGAGGCCGGGGCGGTGCTGGGCGGGGCGGACGCGCAGGGCCGGGCCAAGGCCCGCGAGTATGGCGTGCTCATGGGCGCGGCCTTCCAGATCGTTGACGACGTGCTGGACGTGGTGGGCGACGAGGCCGAGCTGGGCAAACCCGTGGGCAGCGACGAGGGCAAGGACAAGCACACCTATCCGCGCTTGCTGGGTCTGGAGGAAAGCCGCAAGCTGGCCCAGACCTACGTGGACAAGGCGGCCGGGATATGCGAGGGCTTCCCGGGCGACGATGCCGCCTTCCTGGGCCGCTTGGCCCGGTACATGACCCAGCGCGTGAACTAA
- the dxs gene encoding 1-deoxy-D-xylulose-5-phosphate synthase: MAHTEDLAPLLPNISAPDQVRELSIGELEQLAGEVRQLMIDTVSKSGGHLAPGLGVVELTLALLKVFDPSNDRLVWDVGHQAYAYKILTGRRDRFSTLRTLGGLSGFPRPEESPEYDHFGVGHSSTSISAALGMATARDLAGEDRKVLAVIGDGSMTAGLAYEGLNQAGGMERDLIVVLNDNEMSIAPNVGALSSFLSRNLSKPWLMRLKKDFENRLRSMGRIGEELATYARRGEDTFKTFFTPGMLFQSFGFTYVGPVDGHDIRGLVDVLKQVRNTSGPILLHTMTKKGKGYEPAETNPTYFHGVGCFEPETGEAVKFSGCSLPSYTEVFGHTLCELAECDEKITAITAAMPEGTGLARFAEQFQHRFVDVGICEQHAVTFAAGMAKQGMKPVVAIYSTFLQRSYDQIVHDVCLQNLPVVFCLDRGGLVGEDGATHHGAFDLSYLRHIPGITVMAPRDEGELRNMVATALSLNKPVAVRYPRGVGVGAECTGEPVILTEGEGEMLREGEGALVIALGSRVHPSRVAAEEVAAEGGPDAAVFNARFVKPLPEKQLRELAERFDHWLVVEENAMAGGFGSAVAEFLADTGLGAKVRLRRLGLPDRFIEHGKQKELRAQVGLDKDGIKRAVKELAEG; the protein is encoded by the coding sequence ATGGCCCATACCGAGGACCTCGCGCCTCTGTTGCCGAACATATCCGCTCCCGACCAGGTCCGGGAGCTTTCCATCGGGGAACTGGAGCAGTTGGCAGGTGAAGTCCGCCAGCTGATGATCGACACCGTGTCCAAGAGCGGCGGCCATTTGGCCCCGGGGCTGGGCGTGGTCGAACTGACCCTGGCCCTGCTCAAGGTGTTCGATCCGTCCAACGACCGCCTGGTCTGGGACGTGGGCCATCAGGCCTACGCCTACAAGATCCTCACCGGCCGCCGCGACCGCTTCTCCACCCTGCGCACCCTGGGCGGGCTGTCCGGCTTCCCGCGTCCGGAGGAAAGCCCGGAATACGACCATTTCGGAGTGGGGCACTCCTCCACCTCCATTTCCGCCGCCCTGGGCATGGCCACGGCCCGCGACCTGGCCGGTGAGGACCGCAAGGTGCTGGCCGTCATCGGCGACGGCTCCATGACCGCCGGGCTGGCCTACGAAGGGCTGAACCAGGCGGGAGGCATGGAGCGCGACCTCATCGTGGTCCTCAACGACAACGAAATGTCCATCGCCCCCAACGTGGGCGCGCTGTCCAGCTTCCTTTCCCGCAACCTCTCCAAGCCCTGGCTCATGCGGCTGAAGAAGGACTTCGAGAACCGCCTGCGCTCCATGGGCCGCATCGGCGAGGAACTGGCCACCTACGCCCGGCGCGGCGAGGATACCTTCAAGACCTTCTTCACTCCCGGCATGCTCTTCCAGTCCTTCGGCTTCACCTACGTGGGGCCGGTGGACGGCCACGACATCCGTGGCCTGGTGGACGTGCTCAAGCAGGTGCGGAACACCTCCGGTCCCATCCTGCTGCATACCATGACCAAGAAGGGGAAGGGGTACGAACCGGCCGAGACCAACCCCACCTACTTCCACGGCGTAGGCTGCTTCGAACCCGAAACCGGCGAGGCGGTCAAGTTCTCCGGCTGCAGCCTGCCGTCCTACACCGAGGTTTTCGGCCACACCCTGTGTGAGCTGGCCGAGTGCGACGAGAAGATCACGGCCATTACCGCGGCCATGCCCGAGGGCACCGGCTTGGCCAGGTTCGCCGAACAGTTCCAGCATCGGTTCGTGGACGTGGGCATCTGCGAGCAGCACGCCGTGACCTTCGCCGCGGGCATGGCCAAGCAGGGCATGAAGCCGGTGGTGGCCATCTACTCCACCTTTCTGCAACGCTCCTACGACCAGATCGTGCACGACGTCTGCCTGCAGAACCTGCCCGTGGTCTTCTGCCTGGACCGGGGCGGGCTTGTGGGCGAGGACGGGGCCACCCACCACGGGGCTTTCGACCTCTCCTACCTGCGCCACATTCCCGGCATCACGGTCATGGCTCCGCGCGACGAGGGCGAACTGCGGAACATGGTGGCCACCGCCCTGAGCCTGAACAAGCCCGTGGCCGTGCGTTATCCGCGCGGCGTGGGCGTGGGTGCGGAGTGTACCGGCGAGCCGGTCATCCTGACCGAAGGGGAAGGGGAGATGCTGCGCGAGGGCGAGGGAGCCCTGGTCATCGCCCTGGGCAGCCGCGTGCACCCCTCGCGCGTGGCCGCCGAAGAAGTTGCCGCCGAGGGCGGGCCGGACGCGGCCGTGTTCAACGCCCGCTTCGTCAAGCCCCTGCCCGAGAAACAGCTCCGGGAGCTGGCCGAACGCTTCGACCACTGGCTTGTTGTGGAGGAGAACGCCATGGCCGGTGGCTTTGGTTCGGCCGTGGCCGAATTCCTGGCCGACACCGGCCTCGGCGCCAAGGTGCGGCTGCGCCGCCTGGGCCTGCCGGACCGCTTCATCGAGCACGGCAAGCAGAAGGAACTGCGCGCCCAGGTCGGCCTCGACAAGGACGGCATCAAGCGGGCCGTCAAGGAACTGGCGGAGGGCTAA
- a CDS encoding long-chain-fatty-acid--CoA ligase — protein MIEDRPWYTHLDPEVPPRLDYENIPLFEHLDRAAAEHPDKTAISFKTASVSYRDLHRLAEEVAAGLRADGCQAGDRVVIMLPNLPQAIIAYWGVLKAGCVCVMANPLYMEHELTHLFHDSGARRLITLDMLWEKIALLLDRLELERAYVTRVSDALPGISSWVARYRLWRAGKRPRLGYDHVLRPWKTLFGHGRHSQANILPHSDPALLQYTGGTTGKAKGCELTHANLGANLTQIRAILHAARGGAEVFLGVLPYFHVYGLTVCLTFPTSIAATMVPFPRFDPGEVLATIDKVKPTVFPGAPSVYQALMRQKEFAETDFKALRYCVSGSAPMPREHMRRFKEATGAEILEGYGLTEASPVTHLNPLNGMRKPGTIGIPLPDTDSRVVDMDAGGPDPLPPGKDGELIIKGPQVMKGYWNRPDETATALRNGWLYTGDIARMDEDGYFTIVDRKKDLIISGGFNIYPREIDEVLHGHPKIKEAVVIGIPHKLRGETIKAFVVPLEGEELHRQEVVHYCREKLASYKVPRQVEIRDELPKNLVGKVLRRALRDEELAKRKG, from the coding sequence ATGATCGAAGACCGCCCCTGGTACACGCACCTCGATCCCGAGGTGCCGCCGCGCCTGGACTACGAGAACATCCCCCTGTTCGAGCACTTGGACCGCGCCGCGGCCGAGCACCCGGACAAGACCGCCATATCCTTCAAGACCGCCTCGGTCAGCTACCGCGACCTGCATCGACTGGCCGAGGAAGTGGCCGCCGGGCTGCGTGCCGACGGCTGCCAGGCCGGGGACCGGGTGGTCATCATGCTGCCCAACCTCCCCCAGGCCATCATCGCCTACTGGGGCGTGCTCAAGGCTGGCTGCGTCTGCGTCATGGCCAATCCGCTCTATATGGAGCACGAACTGACCCACCTTTTCCATGATTCCGGGGCGCGGCGGCTCATCACCCTGGACATGCTCTGGGAGAAGATCGCCCTCTTGCTGGATCGCCTGGAGCTGGAACGGGCCTACGTCACCCGCGTGTCCGACGCCCTGCCCGGCATCTCCTCCTGGGTGGCACGCTACAGGTTGTGGCGGGCGGGCAAGCGCCCCCGTCTGGGCTACGACCACGTTCTGCGGCCGTGGAAAACTCTTTTCGGCCACGGAAGGCACAGCCAGGCCAACATCCTGCCCCACTCCGATCCGGCGCTGCTGCAGTACACCGGCGGCACCACCGGGAAAGCCAAAGGCTGCGAGCTGACCCACGCCAACCTCGGGGCCAACCTGACCCAGATCCGGGCCATCCTGCACGCCGCCCGGGGCGGGGCCGAGGTGTTCCTGGGCGTGCTGCCCTACTTCCACGTCTACGGCCTGACAGTCTGCCTCACCTTCCCCACCTCCATCGCGGCCACCATGGTGCCCTTCCCCCGCTTCGACCCGGGGGAGGTGCTGGCCACCATAGACAAGGTCAAGCCCACGGTCTTTCCCGGCGCGCCCAGCGTCTACCAAGCGCTCATGCGACAAAAGGAGTTCGCGGAAACCGACTTCAAGGCCCTGCGCTACTGCGTCTCCGGCTCCGCCCCCATGCCGCGCGAGCACATGCGCCGCTTCAAGGAGGCCACCGGGGCTGAGATCCTGGAAGGCTACGGCCTCACCGAGGCCTCGCCCGTGACCCATCTCAACCCGCTCAACGGAATGCGCAAGCCGGGCACCATCGGCATTCCCCTGCCGGACACCGACTCGCGGGTGGTGGACATGGACGCGGGCGGCCCGGACCCGCTGCCGCCGGGCAAGGACGGTGAGTTGATCATCAAGGGGCCGCAGGTCATGAAAGGCTACTGGAACCGCCCGGACGAGACCGCCACAGCCCTGCGCAACGGCTGGCTGTACACCGGCGACATCGCCCGCATGGACGAGGACGGTTACTTCACCATCGTGGACCGCAAGAAAGACCTCATCATTTCCGGGGGCTTCAACATCTATCCCCGGGAGATCGACGAGGTGCTCCACGGCCACCCCAAGATCAAGGAGGCGGTGGTCATCGGCATCCCGCACAAGCTGCGCGGGGAGACCATCAAGGCCTTCGTGGTGCCGTTGGAGGGCGAGGAGCTGCACCGCCAGGAGGTGGTGCACTACTGCCGGGAGAAGCTGGCCTCCTACAAGGTGCCCCGGCAGGTGGAAATCCGCGACGAACTGCCAAAAAACCTGGTGGGCAAGGTACTGCGCCGCGCCCTGCGCGACGAGGAGCTGGCCAAACGGAAGGGTTAG
- a CDS encoding SPOR domain-containing protein, which yields MARENARNNRPGKGGRNNGGSGGDGEKRVFTIRLTTGKAVGLGFLALLVLGWAFFLGIVLGRGYQPEKAVPEIARIMPEPSAEKAKAPEQPERVLKPEELDYMDSLRKEPVENETGGAEEVQTAETRPEPAPKPEPEPGPTPGPEPEKRRTEVAPQDPAAKAETTAAEPEGQRFDYIYQVASFQKDASAVALIKRIEGVGLKAGLRTAQVKGSTWQRVMVYFRGTPDETEAMKSKLATLGIDRVILKSKKPR from the coding sequence ATGGCCAGGGAGAACGCCCGCAACAACCGCCCCGGCAAGGGCGGCCGCAACAACGGCGGCAGTGGCGGAGACGGCGAAAAGCGCGTCTTCACCATCCGCCTGACCACGGGCAAGGCCGTGGGCCTGGGTTTTCTGGCCCTGCTGGTCCTGGGCTGGGCCTTCTTCCTGGGCATCGTGCTCGGCCGGGGCTACCAGCCGGAAAAGGCCGTGCCCGAGATCGCCCGCATCATGCCCGAGCCCTCCGCGGAGAAGGCCAAGGCCCCTGAACAGCCGGAGCGGGTTCTCAAGCCGGAAGAACTGGACTACATGGACTCCCTGCGCAAGGAACCGGTTGAGAACGAGACCGGCGGCGCTGAAGAGGTCCAGACCGCCGAAACCAGGCCCGAGCCCGCTCCAAAACCGGAGCCGGAGCCCGGCCCCACACCCGGTCCCGAACCCGAGAAACGCCGAACCGAAGTCGCTCCGCAAGATCCCGCCGCCAAGGCGGAAACAACCGCTGCCGAGCCAGAGGGCCAGCGGTTCGACTACATCTACCAGGTGGCCTCCTTCCAGAAGGACGCTTCGGCCGTGGCCCTCATCAAGCGAATCGAAGGAGTGGGCCTCAAGGCGGGGCTGCGCACGGCCCAGGTCAAGGGAAGCACTTGGCAGCGGGTGATGGTTTATTTCCGGGGCACACCCGACGAGACCGAGGCCATGAAATCCAAACTGGCCACCCTGGGCATCGACCGGGTCATCCTCAAATCCAAAAAGCCCCGCTAG